The following are encoded in a window of Microbacterium sp. LWO13-1.2 genomic DNA:
- a CDS encoding GH1 family beta-glucosidase — protein sequence MTSMTRPFPENFLFGAATAAYQIEGAAFEDGRTASIWDAFARVPGAVINADNGDVACDHYHRYPQDVALMKELGLQTYRFSTSWSRVRPDGGAVNAKGVDFYKRLVDELLGKDIVPWLTLYHWDMPQALELHGGWTNRDTVSRFLEYADTMHDALGDRVHYWTTLNEPWCSSFLSYTAGVHAPGRMDVGDGMLAAHHLLLAHGKTVQELRTRDPKLELGITLNLTVADPADPDAPADIDAARRIDGQFNRWFLDPIFRGNYPDDVIRDFRKVDSDAVSRWEQAVLPGDLDAISTPLDALGVNYYHGEMVAGSVPEQAAPGGDAPTERKTASPFPSTDGIHWVERGLPRTAMGWEVQPEGLTRLLRRVSDEYADGIPLYVTENGAAYDDVREGDTVPDAERRTFLVEHVKAIVDAIDAGIDVRGYFYWSLLDNYEWAWGYEKRFGIVRVEYDTQERILKDSGREYARIIAARAV from the coding sequence ATGACCTCCATGACCCGACCCTTCCCAGAGAACTTCCTCTTCGGTGCCGCGACGGCCGCGTACCAGATCGAAGGTGCGGCGTTCGAAGACGGTCGCACGGCGTCGATCTGGGATGCGTTCGCCCGCGTGCCTGGCGCGGTGATCAACGCCGACAACGGCGACGTGGCCTGCGACCACTACCACCGGTACCCGCAGGACGTCGCGCTGATGAAGGAACTGGGGCTGCAGACGTACCGCTTCTCGACCTCGTGGTCGCGGGTTCGTCCTGACGGCGGAGCCGTCAACGCGAAGGGCGTCGACTTCTACAAGCGGCTCGTCGACGAGCTGCTCGGCAAGGACATCGTGCCGTGGCTGACCCTTTACCACTGGGACATGCCGCAGGCGCTGGAGCTGCACGGCGGCTGGACGAACCGCGACACCGTGAGCCGTTTCTTGGAGTACGCGGACACCATGCACGACGCCCTGGGTGATCGGGTGCACTACTGGACGACGCTCAACGAGCCGTGGTGCTCATCGTTCCTCTCCTACACCGCGGGGGTCCATGCCCCAGGGCGCATGGACGTCGGCGACGGGATGCTCGCCGCGCATCATCTCCTCCTGGCCCACGGCAAGACCGTGCAGGAGCTGCGTACGCGCGACCCGAAGCTCGAGCTCGGCATCACCCTGAACCTCACCGTCGCGGATCCCGCTGATCCGGATGCTCCCGCCGACATCGACGCCGCCCGTCGCATCGACGGACAGTTCAACCGCTGGTTCCTCGACCCGATCTTCCGCGGGAACTACCCCGACGACGTCATCCGCGACTTCCGCAAGGTCGACAGCGACGCAGTCTCCCGTTGGGAACAGGCGGTGCTGCCTGGCGATCTCGATGCGATCTCCACTCCGCTCGACGCCCTGGGCGTGAACTACTACCACGGCGAGATGGTGGCCGGAAGTGTTCCGGAGCAGGCGGCGCCAGGCGGCGATGCGCCGACGGAGCGGAAGACGGCCTCCCCGTTCCCGTCGACCGACGGCATCCACTGGGTCGAGCGCGGGCTGCCGCGCACCGCCATGGGGTGGGAGGTGCAGCCGGAAGGGCTGACCCGTCTGCTGCGACGCGTCTCCGACGAGTACGCCGACGGCATTCCGCTGTACGTCACCGAGAACGGCGCCGCCTACGATGACGTGCGCGAAGGCGACACGGTTCCGGATGCCGAGCGCCGTACATTCCTCGTCGAGCATGTCAAGGCGATCGTGGATGCGATCGACGCCGGCATCGACGTGCGCGGCTACTTCTACTGGTCGCTGCTCGACAATTACGAGTGGGCGTGGGGCTACGAGAAGCGCTTCGGCATCGTCCGCGTCGAGTACGACACCCAGGAGCGGATCCTCAAGGACAGCGGCCGGGAGTACGCTCGAATCATCGCAGCGCGCGCCGTGTGA
- a CDS encoding carbohydrate ABC transporter permease: MSVIDKTDAVEETSPRTGRRALGGSTGGRSRRTRHVRGSRPGWIVYATLGIVLLGSVFPFYWSFLIGSGDAYTLRDPNMSWIPGGNFWQNALAVMNDPAVNFWRALWNSIYTSALIAASVVFFSTLAGWAFAKLKFKGRGWLLAFVVGTMAVPTQLGVVPLYVLFSELGWTGSTGAIIIPALTSAFGVFWMTQYLGQAVPDELIEAARMDGASSFRTFWTIGVPAARPAAAMLGLFTFVSAWNNFFWPFIVLDRQDPTLPVALSLLQSNHFVDYSIVLAGVLLSTIPLLLLFVVAGRQLVSGIMQGAVKG; this comes from the coding sequence ATGAGCGTGATCGACAAGACGGACGCCGTGGAAGAGACGAGTCCGCGTACTGGTCGGAGGGCCCTGGGCGGTTCGACGGGGGGTCGCAGTCGGAGGACCCGCCATGTGCGGGGCTCGCGTCCTGGGTGGATCGTCTACGCGACGCTCGGCATCGTGCTGCTCGGCAGTGTGTTCCCCTTCTACTGGTCCTTCCTCATCGGCTCGGGCGACGCCTATACCCTCCGCGATCCGAACATGTCGTGGATCCCTGGCGGGAACTTCTGGCAGAACGCTCTGGCTGTCATGAATGATCCGGCGGTGAACTTCTGGCGTGCGCTGTGGAACTCGATCTACACGTCGGCGCTGATCGCGGCATCCGTCGTGTTCTTCTCCACGCTCGCGGGTTGGGCGTTCGCGAAACTGAAGTTCAAGGGACGCGGCTGGCTGCTGGCGTTCGTCGTCGGAACGATGGCGGTGCCGACCCAGCTCGGCGTCGTGCCGCTCTACGTGCTGTTCAGCGAACTCGGCTGGACGGGCAGCACCGGCGCGATCATCATCCCGGCGCTGACGAGCGCGTTCGGCGTCTTCTGGATGACGCAGTACCTGGGGCAGGCGGTGCCGGACGAGCTCATCGAGGCGGCGCGCATGGATGGTGCATCCTCGTTCCGCACCTTCTGGACGATCGGCGTACCGGCGGCGCGGCCCGCAGCAGCGATGCTCGGGCTCTTCACATTCGTCTCGGCCTGGAACAACTTCTTCTGGCCCTTCATCGTGCTCGATCGCCAGGACCCGACGCTCCCCGTCGCCCTCTCCCTGCTCCAGTCGAACCACTTCGTCGACTACTCGATCGTGCTCGCCGGGGTGCTGCTCTCGACCATTCCGCTGCTCCTGCTCTTCGTCGTGGCTGGCCGTCAGCTGGTCAGTGGCATCATGCAGGGCGCAGTGAAAGGATGA
- a CDS encoding sugar ABC transporter permease, whose translation MTVASAAPPRRVGFSQRRARWDLKLSPYLYISPFFLLFLVVGMFPIAYTAVISFMDWDQVRGNGEFIGFEQYAYILGQPKFWVALRNTFSIFLLSSIPQLIAAVAIAAVLDQNIRGKTFWRMGVLVPYVMAPVAVALIFSNMFGDKYGIVNSLLADIGIGAIPWHSNAFASHIAIATMVNFRWTGYNTLILLAAMQAIPRDYYEAATVDGAGKVRQFFAITLPSLRPTLIFVIITSTIGGLQIFDEPRMYDQYGTGGANSQWLTITLYLYNIGWGEWNFGRAAALAWILFVIVLVIGMINLLVTRALVRGDAANSVRTPIKKKGRMPS comes from the coding sequence ATGACCGTCGCATCCGCCGCACCACCGAGGCGAGTCGGCTTCAGTCAGCGCCGTGCGCGCTGGGATCTGAAGCTCTCGCCGTACCTCTACATCTCGCCGTTCTTCCTGCTCTTCCTCGTGGTCGGGATGTTCCCGATCGCCTATACCGCCGTCATCTCGTTCATGGACTGGGACCAGGTCCGCGGGAACGGCGAGTTCATCGGCTTCGAGCAGTACGCCTACATCCTCGGCCAGCCGAAGTTCTGGGTGGCGCTGCGCAATACATTCAGCATCTTCCTGCTCTCCAGCATCCCCCAGCTGATCGCGGCCGTCGCGATCGCCGCCGTGCTCGATCAGAACATCCGGGGGAAGACCTTCTGGCGGATGGGCGTCCTGGTGCCGTACGTGATGGCGCCCGTCGCGGTGGCCCTCATCTTCAGCAACATGTTCGGCGACAAGTACGGCATCGTGAACTCGCTGCTGGCCGACATCGGCATCGGCGCGATCCCCTGGCATTCCAACGCCTTCGCGAGTCACATCGCGATCGCGACCATGGTGAACTTCCGCTGGACCGGGTACAACACGCTCATCCTGCTCGCGGCGATGCAGGCCATCCCGCGGGACTACTACGAGGCGGCCACCGTCGACGGCGCCGGCAAGGTGCGCCAGTTCTTCGCGATCACCCTGCCGAGCCTGCGGCCGACGCTCATCTTCGTGATCATCACGTCGACGATCGGCGGCCTGCAGATCTTCGACGAGCCCCGCATGTACGACCAGTACGGCACCGGCGGCGCGAACAGCCAGTGGCTGACGATCACGCTGTACCTCTACAACATCGGCTGGGGGGAGTGGAACTTCGGCCGCGCCGCGGCGCTCGCGTGGATCCTCTTCGTCATCGTGCTGGTGATCGGCATGATCAACCTTCTCGTCACGCGGGCACTCGTCCGTGGCGATGCCGCGAACTCGGTCCGCACACCGATCAAGAAAAAGGGACGGATGCCGTCATGA
- a CDS encoding ABC transporter substrate-binding protein: MNTRAQRRILTTAAVASISALALAGCASGAEGGSSDPNDEVTLTVATFNDFGYTDELLQEYMDEHPNVKIVHNRAATSNDARENYFQKLGKTGLADIEAIEVDWLPEVMKYSDLLAPVGDDLKDRWLDWKTEAATDAEGNLIGYGTDIGPEGVCYRTDLFAAAGLPTDREEVAALLEGDWAKYFEVGQKYTDATGKAFFDSAGGTYQGMINQIEAAYEDPKSGDIVATENGEVKDIYDQLLAASKSQSAHLGQWSDDWFAGVSNGAFATMLCPGWMLGVIEGNAKDVTTWDIADVFPNGGGNWGGSYLTVPSTGKNVAAAQELADWLTAPEQQVKAFANAGTFPSQNDALTDSTLLDSTNEYFGGAPVGQILSERAKAVTVAPFKGEFYFQINDAMQKALTRVEDGTQDATTSWDQWVSEVEAIK; encoded by the coding sequence GTGAATACACGCGCCCAACGGCGGATCCTCACGACGGCCGCCGTCGCCTCCATCTCTGCTCTCGCCCTCGCCGGCTGCGCATCCGGCGCGGAGGGCGGCAGCAGCGACCCGAACGACGAGGTGACGCTGACCGTCGCCACGTTCAACGACTTCGGCTACACCGACGAGCTCCTCCAGGAGTACATGGACGAGCACCCTAACGTGAAGATCGTGCACAACCGCGCCGCGACCAGCAACGACGCACGCGAGAACTACTTCCAGAAGCTCGGCAAGACCGGTCTCGCCGACATCGAGGCCATCGAGGTCGACTGGCTCCCCGAGGTCATGAAGTACTCCGACCTGCTCGCTCCGGTCGGCGACGACCTCAAGGACCGCTGGCTGGACTGGAAGACCGAGGCGGCGACGGATGCCGAGGGCAACCTCATCGGCTACGGCACCGACATCGGCCCCGAGGGCGTCTGCTACCGCACCGACCTGTTCGCCGCGGCCGGCCTGCCGACCGACCGCGAGGAAGTCGCCGCTCTCCTCGAGGGGGACTGGGCGAAGTACTTCGAGGTCGGCCAGAAGTACACGGATGCCACGGGCAAGGCCTTCTTCGATTCGGCGGGCGGCACCTACCAGGGCATGATCAACCAGATCGAGGCCGCCTACGAGGACCCGAAGTCCGGTGACATCGTCGCCACCGAGAACGGCGAGGTCAAGGACATCTACGACCAGCTGCTCGCGGCCAGCAAGAGCCAGTCGGCGCACCTCGGCCAGTGGTCCGACGACTGGTTCGCCGGCGTCTCCAACGGCGCGTTCGCGACCATGCTCTGCCCCGGCTGGATGCTCGGTGTCATCGAGGGCAACGCGAAGGACGTCACCACCTGGGACATCGCCGACGTCTTCCCGAACGGCGGCGGCAACTGGGGCGGCTCGTACCTGACCGTCCCGTCCACCGGCAAGAACGTGGCCGCTGCCCAGGAGCTCGCAGACTGGCTGACCGCACCCGAGCAGCAGGTCAAGGCATTCGCGAATGCGGGAACCTTCCCGAGCCAGAACGACGCTCTCACCGACTCGACGCTGCTCGACAGCACCAACGAGTACTTCGGCGGGGCGCCGGTCGGTCAGATCCTCTCCGAGCGCGCGAAGGCCGTGACGGTCGCACCGTTCAAGGGCGAGTTCTACTTCCAGATCAACGACGCCATGCAGAAGGCGCTCACCCGCGTCGAGGACGGCACGCAGGATGCCACGACGAGCTGGGACCAGTGGGTCTCCGAAGTCGAGGCCATCAAGTAG
- a CDS encoding adenine phosphoribosyltransferase, which produces MPPAELSPSLVRAETLIRSVPDYPQPGIVFRDITPLLADAEALRVTIEAIIEPFAGQFDVVAGVEARGFILAGAAAIAAGVGFIPIRKAGKLPRPAASVDYALEYGTATIEMHDDLPAGSRVLLIDDVLATGGTLAAGRQILERLGCQVAGISVLFEIQGLGGRDVIGDVHTVFRS; this is translated from the coding sequence GTGCCTCCCGCCGAACTGTCGCCTTCCCTCGTCCGCGCCGAAACGCTGATCCGCTCTGTGCCGGACTACCCGCAGCCGGGCATCGTGTTCCGCGACATCACGCCGTTGCTGGCGGATGCCGAGGCACTGCGCGTCACGATCGAGGCCATCATCGAGCCGTTCGCCGGCCAGTTCGATGTGGTCGCCGGCGTCGAGGCGCGCGGGTTCATCCTGGCCGGAGCCGCCGCGATCGCCGCCGGAGTCGGGTTCATCCCGATCCGCAAGGCGGGCAAACTGCCCCGGCCGGCGGCATCCGTCGACTACGCCCTCGAGTACGGCACCGCGACGATCGAGATGCACGATGATCTGCCGGCGGGGTCACGCGTTCTGCTCATCGACGACGTGCTCGCCACCGGCGGCACTCTCGCGGCCGGTCGCCAGATCCTCGAGCGCCTCGGCTGCCAGGTCGCCGGCATCTCGGTGCTCTTCGAGATCCAGGGCCTCGGCGGCCGCGACGTCATCGGCGACGTGCACACGGTCTTCCGCTCCTGA
- the purS gene encoding phosphoribosylformylglycinamidine synthase subunit PurS produces MPIIVVDVMPKPELLDPQGKAVSGAFARLGVEGFTDVRIGKRFELTVEGEVTDEILAEAKRIADEVLSNSVIEDVVGIEVAE; encoded by the coding sequence ATGCCCATCATCGTCGTCGACGTCATGCCCAAGCCCGAACTGCTCGACCCGCAGGGGAAGGCCGTCTCCGGAGCGTTCGCACGCCTGGGCGTCGAGGGCTTCACCGATGTCCGCATCGGAAAACGCTTCGAACTCACCGTCGAGGGCGAGGTCACCGACGAGATTCTCGCCGAGGCCAAGCGCATCGCAGACGAGGTGCTCTCCAACTCCGTGATCGAAGACGTCGTCGGCATCGAGGTCGCCGAGTGA
- the purQ gene encoding phosphoribosylformylglycinamidine synthase subunit PurQ codes for MTVRIGVITFPGSLDDRDAQRAVRIAGAEPVALWHGSHDLDGVDALVLPGGFSYGDYLRAGAIAALSPIMAEVKDAAAKGMPVLGICNGFQMLVEAHLLPGGLIRNGHQHFVRRDQRLTVENSDTAWTNTFRAGQEIVIPLKNADGGYIADEQTLDRIEGEGLVAFRYAGVNPNGSLRDIAGLTNEAGNVVGLMPHPEHATEAGFGPDTAAAMRSGIDGIGFFASAIAAVARVAA; via the coding sequence GTGACCGTCCGCATCGGTGTCATCACCTTCCCCGGCTCGCTCGACGACCGCGACGCGCAGCGCGCCGTCCGCATCGCGGGGGCCGAGCCCGTCGCGCTCTGGCACGGTTCGCACGACCTCGACGGTGTCGACGCCCTCGTGCTTCCCGGTGGCTTCAGCTACGGCGACTACCTGCGAGCCGGCGCGATCGCCGCTCTCTCGCCGATCATGGCCGAGGTGAAGGATGCCGCAGCCAAGGGCATGCCCGTCCTCGGCATCTGCAACGGCTTCCAGATGCTCGTCGAGGCGCACCTGCTGCCCGGCGGCCTGATCCGCAACGGCCACCAGCACTTCGTGCGCCGCGACCAGAGGCTGACGGTCGAGAACTCCGACACCGCGTGGACGAACACCTTCCGCGCGGGTCAGGAGATCGTGATCCCGCTCAAGAACGCCGACGGCGGCTACATCGCCGACGAACAGACACTCGACCGCATCGAAGGCGAGGGCCTCGTCGCCTTCCGCTACGCCGGGGTGAACCCGAACGGCTCGCTCCGCGACATCGCCGGCCTCACGAACGAGGCTGGGAACGTCGTCGGTCTGATGCCGCATCCGGAGCACGCGACCGAGGCCGGCTTCGGCCCCGACACGGCAGCGGCGATGCGATCCGGCATCGACGGCATCGGCTTCTTCGCGAGCGCGATCGCCGCGGTCGCCCGCGTCGCAGCTTAA
- a CDS encoding DUF1761 domain-containing protein codes for MVPEINYWAVLLATASSMLVGSIWYAPKVFGTRWSKLANVDMDKPAASATMAIITTVIVSFITAWVLAGATAIAWHFYEGSFFGAAVITAVTLWAGFTAARFITHDAFEGRPTALTTMNIAHELVTVLVMAVLIGVWPPALG; via the coding sequence ATGGTTCCTGAGATCAACTACTGGGCGGTGCTGCTGGCGACGGCGTCGAGCATGCTCGTCGGATCGATCTGGTACGCGCCGAAGGTCTTCGGCACGCGCTGGTCGAAACTGGCGAACGTCGACATGGACAAGCCCGCGGCGAGTGCGACGATGGCCATCATCACGACCGTGATCGTGAGCTTCATCACCGCATGGGTGCTCGCCGGTGCGACGGCGATCGCCTGGCACTTCTACGAGGGGTCATTCTTCGGTGCGGCCGTCATCACCGCGGTCACGCTGTGGGCCGGGTTCACCGCGGCGCGTTTCATCACGCACGACGCGTTCGAAGGGCGCCCGACGGCGCTGACCACGATGAACATCGCACACGAACTCGTCACGGTCCTCGTGATGGCCGTGCTGATCGGGGTGTGGCCGCCGGCCCTCGGGTAG
- a CDS encoding alpha-amylase family glycosyl hydrolase, which translates to MAQLEQIAAPGSEWWRSAVIYQIYPRSFADASGDGIGDLPGITSRLDDLQELGIDAIWLSPFMTSPQKDAGYDVADYRDVDPIFGTLADFDEMLAQAHARSIRVIVDLVPNHSSDQHVWFQEALKAAPGSRERGRYVFRDGRGKNGELPPNNWESVFGGGMWERVIEADGTPGQWYLHIFDPSQPDFDWTNAEVREEFRSILRFWLDRGVDGFRVDVAHGMVKEAGLPDYAPVADADSMGGGEENVPYWGQDEVHDIYRDWHQLLAEYDGDRALCGEAWLPTLKKTALWVRPDEMHQTFNFPYLMTAWDAEALGAVIRESLDEFGKVGAPSTWVLSNHDVVRHASRLALTAENPQGEGIGPETPDKPDTAIGLARARAATTLMLALPGSSYLYQGEELGLPEAMEIPDEFRQDPTWFRTNGERYGRDGCRVPLPWEADAPAFGFNDTGDSWLPQPAEWTQYARDTESADPTSTLSLYKELLAERRARGLGTGSLIWEDAGADAVAFRRGDIHVAANLGTEPLELGEDVTFVLQSQPFEGTALPVDTAAWYTKG; encoded by the coding sequence ATGGCACAGCTTGAGCAGATCGCAGCCCCCGGTTCCGAGTGGTGGCGCAGCGCGGTCATCTACCAGATCTACCCCCGCTCCTTCGCGGACGCGTCCGGCGACGGCATCGGCGATCTTCCCGGCATCACCTCGCGCCTCGATGACCTCCAGGAGTTGGGCATCGACGCGATCTGGCTGAGCCCGTTCATGACCAGCCCGCAGAAGGATGCGGGTTACGACGTCGCCGACTACCGCGACGTCGACCCGATCTTCGGCACGCTCGCCGACTTCGACGAGATGCTCGCGCAGGCGCACGCCCGCAGCATCCGCGTCATCGTCGACCTCGTCCCCAACCACTCCTCTGACCAGCACGTCTGGTTCCAGGAGGCCCTGAAGGCCGCCCCCGGCAGCCGCGAGCGCGGGCGCTACGTGTTCCGCGACGGTCGCGGCAAGAACGGCGAGCTTCCTCCGAACAACTGGGAATCCGTGTTCGGCGGCGGGATGTGGGAGCGCGTGATCGAGGCCGACGGCACTCCCGGCCAGTGGTACCTGCACATCTTCGACCCCAGCCAGCCGGATTTCGACTGGACCAACGCCGAGGTCCGCGAGGAGTTCCGCTCGATCCTGCGCTTCTGGCTCGACCGCGGAGTCGACGGCTTCCGCGTCGACGTCGCGCACGGCATGGTCAAGGAGGCGGGTCTTCCCGACTACGCCCCGGTCGCGGATGCCGACTCGATGGGTGGCGGCGAGGAGAACGTCCCGTACTGGGGCCAGGACGAAGTGCACGACATCTACCGGGACTGGCATCAGTTGCTCGCGGAGTACGACGGTGATCGCGCGCTGTGCGGCGAGGCCTGGCTGCCGACTCTGAAGAAGACGGCGCTCTGGGTGCGTCCCGATGAGATGCACCAGACGTTCAACTTCCCGTATCTGATGACCGCCTGGGACGCCGAGGCCCTCGGCGCGGTGATCCGCGAATCGCTGGACGAGTTCGGCAAGGTCGGCGCGCCCAGCACCTGGGTGCTCTCGAATCACGATGTCGTGCGGCACGCCTCGCGTCTTGCCCTGACGGCGGAGAACCCGCAGGGCGAGGGCATCGGACCGGAGACTCCCGACAAGCCGGACACCGCCATCGGGCTGGCCCGCGCCCGCGCGGCGACCACGCTGATGCTCGCCCTCCCCGGCTCGTCGTACCTGTATCAGGGTGAAGAGCTCGGCCTGCCCGAGGCGATGGAGATCCCCGACGAGTTCCGTCAGGACCCGACCTGGTTCCGCACGAACGGTGAGCGCTACGGCCGCGACGGCTGCCGCGTTCCGCTGCCGTGGGAGGCGGATGCTCCGGCCTTCGGCTTCAACGACACCGGCGACTCCTGGCTCCCGCAGCCGGCCGAGTGGACGCAGTACGCGCGCGACACCGAGAGCGCGGACCCCACCTCGACCCTGTCCCTGTACAAGGAGCTGCTGGCCGAGCGCCGCGCGCGCGGCCTCGGCACCGGCTCACTGATCTGGGAGGACGCCGGAGCGGATGCTGTGGCCTTCCGCCGTGGCGACATCCACGTCGCGGCGAACCTGGGCACCGAGCCGCTCGAGCTCGGCGAGGATGTCACGTTCGTGCTGCAGAGCCAGCCGTTCGAGGGCACGGCACTGCCCGTCGACACCGCCGCCTGGTACACCAAGGGCTGA